A window of Blattabacterium cuenoti contains these coding sequences:
- the menA gene encoding 1,4-dihydroxy-2-naphthoate octaprenyltransferase, translating to MKINKWMYAIRLHTLCLSFSGMTVSFLIAKSRGYGDVITYLLSLLTALCLQILSNLSNDYGDYIQDKHQNFKISLKQMINAIILFSLLSFSSGLILIIYSIGFINNFSICFVYFIGILICISNSMNYSIGHNPYGYRRLGDLFVMIFFGIVSINGSYFLYTNRLSLDVFLLSLSIGLMNVSVLNINNIRDIEKDLKYYKLTIANLLGKKYAKIYHIISIVISIILGMMFIIMNQNNCYQWILFILVILLFIYHINCILKINQIQDFNLELKKLIAIIVFYTISIGIGCYL from the coding sequence ATGAAAATAAATAAATGGATGTATGCTATTCGGTTACATACTTTATGTTTATCATTTTCTGGAATGACTGTAAGTTTTTTAATTGCTAAGTCAAGGGGATATGGAGATGTTATAACTTATTTATTATCTTTATTAACTGCATTATGTCTACAGATATTATCTAATTTATCTAATGATTATGGAGATTATATACAAGACAAACATCAAAATTTCAAGATATCATTGAAACAAATGATAAATGCTATAATATTATTTTCTTTATTATCTTTTTCATCTGGATTAATATTAATTATTTATTCTATTGGTTTTATTAATAATTTTTCTATTTGTTTTGTATATTTTATAGGTATTTTAATATGTATTTCTAATTCAATGAATTATTCTATCGGACATAATCCATATGGATATAGAAGATTAGGAGATTTATTTGTAATGATATTTTTTGGAATAGTTTCTATTAATGGAAGTTATTTTTTATATACAAATAGACTATCGTTAGATGTATTTTTATTATCATTATCAATAGGATTGATGAATGTATCTGTATTAAATATCAATAATATTAGAGATATAGAAAAAGATTTAAAATATTATAAATTAACTATAGCTAATTTATTAGGGAAAAAATATGCTAAAATATATCATATTATATCCATTGTAATATCTATCATATTAGGAATGATGTTTATCATAATGAATCAAAATAATTGTTATCAATGGATATTATTTATCTTGGTAATATTATTATTTATTTATCATATTAATTGTATATTAAAAATCAACCAAATTCAAGATTTTAATTTAGAATTAAAAAAATTAATTGCAATAATAGTTTTTTATACTATCAGCATTGGAATTGGATGTTATTTATAA
- a CDS encoding serine O-acetyltransferase, producing the protein MTYDLDFLKKLNKKQQIKCYFPNKTQSEKFVEDLFHFLFITDTSTSFLQNINFLIKHYKKLQERLFYILNNMNLSKIEAHNKSKCFFKIIPKLYQTLMIDAHEILNFDPAAESIEEILLSYPGFFATALYRIAHQLWMLKIPILPRLITEYAHSKTGIDIHASAKIGKAFVIDHGTGIVIGSSTKIGDKVKIYQGVTLGAIQVAKKLANKKRHPTIENQVIIYSGATILGGNTVIGHDSIIGGNVWVTNSIPPCSIVYQTNKIKMRDNSPFPDPINYVI; encoded by the coding sequence ATGACGTATGATTTAGATTTTTTAAAAAAACTTAATAAAAAACAACAAATTAAATGTTATTTTCCAAATAAAACACAATCAGAAAAATTTGTAGAAGATTTATTTCATTTTCTTTTTATTACCGATACAAGTACAAGTTTCTTACAAAATATTAATTTCTTGATAAAACATTATAAAAAATTACAAGAAAGACTATTTTATATTTTGAATAATATGAATCTATCTAAAATAGAGGCTCATAACAAATCGAAATGTTTTTTTAAAATTATTCCTAAATTATATCAAACATTGATGATAGATGCTCATGAAATATTAAATTTTGATCCTGCGGCTGAATCGATAGAAGAAATATTATTATCTTATCCTGGTTTTTTTGCAACAGCATTATATAGAATTGCTCATCAATTATGGATGTTAAAAATTCCAATACTTCCTAGATTGATAACAGAATATGCGCATAGTAAAACTGGAATAGATATTCATGCATCTGCCAAAATAGGAAAAGCATTTGTTATAGATCATGGAACAGGAATTGTTATAGGATCTAGCACAAAAATTGGAGATAAAGTTAAAATTTATCAAGGAGTGACTTTAGGTGCTATTCAAGTAGCTAAAAAATTAGCTAATAAAAAAAGACATCCCACAATAGAAAATCAAGTGATTATATATTCTGGAGCAACAATTTTAGGGGGGAACACAGTGATTGGACATGATAGTATTATTGGTGGAAATGTTTGGGTAACAAATAGTATTCCTCCTTGTTCTATTGTATATCAAACAAATAAAATTAAAATGAGAGATAATAGTCCTTTTCCAGATCCTATTAATTATGTGATATGA
- a CDS encoding metal-dependent hydrolase, whose translation MIIQFLSHSTCLLKIDKFYLLIDPFLSSNPILKHHDYHKYFNHIDVIHYILVSHAHFDHVCDVEFFAKKYHSTIISNYEISIFFEKKGLITYGINYGSFINFPFGKLKYIWATHSSMFNDGTYGGNPGGFLLSTLDKKNIYFAGDTALHYDMMLIPQFVTLDISILPIGGKYTMDYEEAIIASKLLKSNKILGVHYNTFSDIQIDNNIVTNQFAKKGKQLILLKTGEKILI comes from the coding sequence ATGATAATTCAATTTTTATCACACAGTACTTGTTTATTAAAAATAGATAAATTTTATTTATTAATAGATCCTTTTTTATCATCTAATCCTATTTTAAAACATCATGATTATCATAAATATTTTAATCATATTGATGTAATCCATTATATTTTAGTAAGTCATGCACATTTTGATCACGTGTGTGATGTAGAATTTTTTGCAAAAAAATATCACTCAACCATTATATCAAATTATGAAATATCAATATTTTTTGAAAAAAAAGGATTGATAACTTATGGAATCAATTATGGATCATTTATTAATTTTCCATTTGGAAAACTTAAATATATTTGGGCAACTCATTCTAGTATGTTCAATGATGGAACTTATGGAGGCAATCCAGGTGGTTTTTTATTATCTACACTAGACAAAAAAAATATATATTTTGCTGGAGATACTGCTTTGCATTATGATATGATGTTAATTCCTCAATTTGTAACATTAGATATTTCTATTTTACCTATTGGTGGTAAATATACTATGGATTACGAAGAAGCGATAATAGCTTCTAAACTATTAAAATCTAATAAAATATTAGGAGTCCATTATAATACTTTTTCTGATATTCAAATTGATAATAACATTGTGACCAATCAATTTGCTAAAAAAGGAAAACAACTTATTTTATTAAAAACTGGTGAAAAAATATTGATTTAA
- a CDS encoding flavodoxin domain-containing protein: MKQYHGIVVKNKLISNFNKDIHHVEILISSKDNKYINYIPGDSIAILAENPLYEVYKIINLMHKFNNTLFVNQYNKQKIVNILKKNVNIFCLSKKMLERYSMLVKKSIDNNRIWNFIELINEYPIVINQYIIDNLFKIMDPIKPRLYSISSYPKIHNLKIHITVSRNNFITKPNGKIQYGLCSNFISKLKYGESVYFYICKNLIFKLPKSNKDIIFIGTGTGIAPFRSFLYEREFINAPGKNWLFFGNQSIQKDFLYQEEIYRWKKKGILNRLSLAFSRDQKKKVYIHHKIWDNRIEFFHWINQGAYIFVCGKKDPMSIEVENIISMIIKTVGMISSDQSYQFIRRMKLEKRYLKSVY, from the coding sequence ATGAAACAATATCATGGAATTGTTGTAAAAAATAAATTAATAAGTAATTTTAATAAAGACATTCATCATGTAGAAATATTAATTTCATCTAAGGATAATAAATACATAAATTATATTCCAGGAGATTCAATAGCAATACTAGCAGAAAATCCTTTATATGAAGTATATAAAATTATTAATTTGATGCATAAATTTAATAATACTTTATTTGTAAATCAATATAACAAACAGAAAATTGTTAACATTTTAAAAAAAAATGTAAATATATTTTGTCTTTCTAAGAAGATGTTAGAACGATATTCTATGTTGGTTAAAAAATCAATTGATAATAATAGAATTTGGAATTTTATAGAACTTATTAATGAATATCCTATTGTTATTAATCAATATATTATAGATAATTTATTTAAAATTATGGACCCAATAAAACCAAGATTATATTCTATTTCCTCTTATCCTAAGATTCATAATTTAAAAATACATATTACCGTATCACGTAATAATTTTATAACAAAACCAAATGGCAAAATACAATATGGATTATGTTCAAATTTTATTTCTAAGTTAAAATATGGAGAATCAGTATATTTTTATATATGTAAAAATTTAATTTTTAAATTACCAAAATCTAATAAAGATATCATATTCATTGGAACAGGAACTGGAATAGCTCCTTTTCGTTCATTTTTATATGAAAGAGAATTCATCAATGCGCCTGGTAAAAATTGGTTATTTTTTGGTAATCAATCAATTCAAAAAGATTTTTTATATCAAGAAGAAATATATCGTTGGAAAAAAAAAGGTATTTTAAATCGTTTAAGTTTAGCTTTTTCTAGAGATCAAAAAAAAAAGGTGTATATACATCATAAAATATGGGACAATAGAATAGAGTTTTTTCATTGGATTAATCAGGGAGCATATATATTTGTTTGTGGGAAAAAGGATCCTATGAGTATAGAAGTTGAAAATATAATCTCAATGATTATCAAAACAGTAGGAATGATTTCTTCAGATCAATCATATCAATTTATAAGAAGAATGAAATTAGAAAAAAGATATTTAAAATCTGTATATTAA
- a CDS encoding AMP-binding protein, which yields MEHNQFNLDNGIFIDFKYNKIFTNIIDTHHDLYSWKESILSFINIWNNPFPIFMTCTSGTTGIKKNIILNKRYIYESAKSLVMFLKLNRTNILGLLCLSPEYIASKIFLIRSMIFKWKIYCIPPSSTPLRNIEAYFDISSMVPMQVWYSINKLHKIQILLIGGSEITGNLETQLQTVSTNCYHTYGLTETAGSIAIRKANGLNKSNYYTLLLNNINLELDHRHCLKIHYHTMYYNNSIQTNDIVHFISKKEFIWIGRYDNIINSGGIKISPELVEKQISYLLPYNKKFLISSISDKMLGEKILLLIEGNYFDFKIPHYLFTGYKKYWQPKHIFFIKNFDDKLWIKLKRKNIRQHIMKILKKI from the coding sequence ATGGAACATAATCAATTTAATTTAGATAATGGAATATTTATTGATTTTAAATATAATAAAATATTTACTAACATAATTGATACACATCATGATTTATACTCTTGGAAAGAATCTATTTTATCATTTATAAATATTTGGAATAATCCATTTCCAATATTCATGACTTGTACTTCTGGAACTACTGGTATAAAAAAAAATATTATTCTAAACAAAAGATATATATATGAATCTGCTAAGAGTTTGGTAATGTTTTTAAAATTAAATAGAACCAATATATTAGGACTTTTATGTTTATCTCCTGAATATATTGCTAGTAAAATATTTTTAATTCGTTCTATGATTTTTAAATGGAAAATATATTGTATTCCACCGTCGTCGACTCCATTACGAAATATTGAAGCTTATTTTGATATTTCTTCTATGGTACCTATGCAAGTTTGGTATAGCATTAACAAATTACATAAAATACAAATTCTTTTGATAGGAGGATCAGAAATCACTGGTAATTTAGAAACACAATTACAAACAGTTTCAACAAATTGTTATCATACTTATGGATTAACAGAAACTGCAGGTTCTATAGCAATAAGAAAAGCTAATGGATTGAACAAAAGTAATTATTATACATTATTATTAAACAATATAAATTTAGAATTGGATCACAGACATTGTCTCAAAATTCACTATCATACAATGTATTATAATAATTCAATACAAACCAATGACATTGTACATTTCATTTCTAAAAAGGAATTTATTTGGATAGGAAGATATGATAATATAATTAATAGTGGTGGAATTAAAATTAGTCCTGAATTAGTAGAAAAACAAATATCATATTTGTTACCTTATAATAAAAAATTTCTCATTTCCTCAATTTCAGATAAAATGTTAGGAGAAAAAATTTTATTATTGATAGAAGGTAATTATTTTGATTTTAAAATACCACATTATTTGTTTACAGGATATAAAAAATATTGGCAACCTAAACATATTTTTTTTATAAAAAATTTTGACGATAAATTGTGGATAAAGTTGAAAAGAAAAAATATTAGACAACATATTATGAAAATCTTAAAAAAGATCTAA
- a CDS encoding NADP-dependent isocitrate dehydrogenase: MKKISVNHPIVELDGDEMARVIWKYIKDYFIYPYLDIKIIYFDLSIKNRDFTNDTITIDAANAIKKYHVGIKCATITPDQERMKEFNLKQMWKSPNGTIRNIIDGTIFREPIITKNIHSVIPNWKHPICIARHAYADQYQSIEFRVKEKGKLYLSFVPDDNNKISQQFEIFHFDNPGVSLGMYNTDKSIHQFARSCFLYSIKKKYPLFLSTKNTILKSYDGRYKDIFNTVYQQEFLYSFKKLHLTYEHRLIDDMIAYVIRSKGGFVWACKNYDGDVQSDAIAQGFGSLGMMTSVLLNGNILEAEAAHGTITRHYKLYKKGQKTSTNPIASIFSWTNGLKHIAMLDNNKKLKIFSEKIEESCIEVIESGKMTKDLFKLAYNDNKLNNNHQPKINNHYLDTETFLNVIKSHLEQKLDLF, translated from the coding sequence ATGAAAAAAATATCCGTAAATCATCCAATAGTAGAACTTGATGGGGATGAAATGGCAAGAGTAATCTGGAAATATATTAAAGACTATTTTATATATCCTTATTTGGATATTAAAATAATCTATTTTGATCTTTCTATAAAAAATAGAGATTTTACAAATGATACAATTACTATAGATGCTGCTAATGCAATTAAAAAATATCATGTTGGAATCAAATGTGCTACAATTACTCCAGATCAAGAAAGAATGAAGGAATTTAATCTAAAACAAATGTGGAAATCACCTAATGGTACAATAAGAAATATAATTGATGGAACCATATTTAGAGAACCAATTATAACAAAAAATATTCATAGTGTAATTCCAAATTGGAAACATCCTATTTGTATTGCTCGTCATGCGTATGCAGATCAATATCAATCAATTGAGTTTCGTGTAAAAGAAAAAGGAAAATTATACCTATCTTTTGTTCCAGATGATAATAATAAAATTTCACAACAATTTGAAATTTTTCACTTTGACAATCCAGGAGTGAGTTTGGGAATGTATAATACTGATAAATCTATACATCAATTTGCACGTTCTTGTTTTTTATACTCTATTAAAAAAAAATATCCACTTTTTCTGTCAACAAAAAATACTATACTAAAATCATATGATGGTAGATATAAAGATATTTTTAACACTGTATATCAACAAGAATTTTTGTATAGTTTTAAAAAACTACATCTTACTTATGAACATCGTTTGATTGATGATATGATAGCATATGTTATTAGATCTAAGGGTGGATTTGTTTGGGCATGTAAAAATTACGATGGCGATGTTCAATCAGATGCAATTGCTCAAGGATTTGGATCATTAGGGATGATGACCTCAGTATTATTAAATGGAAATATTTTAGAAGCTGAAGCTGCACATGGAACAATTACAAGACATTATAAACTATATAAAAAAGGTCAAAAAACATCAACTAATCCAATAGCATCTATTTTTTCTTGGACAAATGGATTAAAACATATAGCTATGTTAGACAACAATAAAAAGTTAAAAATTTTTTCTGAAAAAATAGAAGAATCATGTATAGAAGTTATAGAATCTGGCAAAATGACTAAAGATTTATTTAAATTAGCTTATAATGATAATAAACTAAATAATAATCACCAACCAAAAATAAATAATCATTATTTAGATACAGAAACTTTTTTAAATGTAATTAAATCTCATTTGGAACAAAAATTAGATCTTTTTTAA
- a CDS encoding enolase C-terminal domain-like protein — protein sequence MKSFLKKKIFFFKKNIINSKRIFHKCVIWFLVIKVKNKISIGECNPIIEENNLAKYEQELLCLSQRINLIQKQEICYYYNYINYSSILFGLEQVLLGLKKQFPIFYKSKFTIGQEGIPINYVIWLNKDVNDLIHKIKLKYNLGFSSFKIKINLKYFDDQYNALKQISDTYPAIKVILDANECFKNYDIALCYIKKLEKIKIIHSIEQPIKSKNWNEMSKICKNSKIPITLDEELFSVNEITKKKNLLDIINPKYIVLRPNINWGFNGVKEWILEAEKRHINWKVSSSLETTIGMNVISQWLYYVFNKKMNDNLLPIHHGLITQHFVNDIRLPLTMKNGYLFCKYDQKTWNIINLI from the coding sequence ATGAAATCTTTTTTAAAAAAAAAGATATTTTTTTTTAAAAAAAATATTATAAATTCAAAAAGAATATTTCATAAATGCGTGATTTGGTTTTTAGTTATAAAAGTAAAAAATAAAATTAGTATAGGAGAATGTAACCCTATAATAGAAGAAAATAATTTAGCAAAATATGAACAAGAATTATTATGTCTTTCACAAAGAATAAATTTGATTCAAAAACAAGAAATATGTTATTATTATAATTATATTAATTATTCATCCATTTTATTTGGTTTAGAACAAGTTTTATTAGGATTAAAAAAACAATTTCCAATTTTTTATAAATCTAAATTTACAATAGGACAAGAGGGAATACCTATAAATTATGTAATATGGTTAAATAAAGACGTAAATGATTTAATACATAAAATTAAATTAAAATATAATTTGGGATTTTCATCATTTAAAATTAAAATTAATTTAAAATATTTTGATGATCAATATAACGCATTAAAACAAATAAGTGATACATATCCTGCAATAAAAGTCATTCTTGATGCAAATGAATGTTTTAAAAATTATGACATTGCTTTATGTTATATTAAAAAATTAGAAAAAATTAAGATTATTCATTCTATTGAACAACCTATTAAATCTAAAAATTGGAATGAAATGTCAAAAATTTGTAAAAATTCTAAAATTCCTATTACATTAGATGAAGAATTATTTTCAGTGAATGAAATAACTAAAAAAAAAAACTTATTAGATATAATCAATCCTAAATATATAGTATTAAGACCCAATATAAATTGGGGGTTTAATGGAGTCAAAGAATGGATATTAGAAGCAGAAAAAAGACACATTAATTGGAAAGTGAGTTCTTCTTTAGAAACTACAATAGGAATGAATGTTATATCTCAATGGTTATATTATGTGTTTAATAAAAAAATGAATGATAACCTACTACCTATTCATCATGGATTGATTACACAACATTTTGTGAATGATATTAGATTGCCATTAACCATGAAAAATGGATATTTATTTTGTAAATATGATCAAAAAACATGGAACATAATCAATTTAATTTAG
- a CDS encoding transglycosylase domain-containing protein: MYTKQNQKISFFFRYFIFYSWIFFFIGIFSLCFIFYAAYKGYLGVLPSTKDIENPIMAVGSEVYDYNGILLGKFCSENRIIISYKQLPKHLVNALIAKEDIRFKFHSGIDAKSLFRAILTFGKKGGGSTITQQLAKLLFTGPSAKNKLHRIHQKLLEWVMAIELEKRYTKEEIITMYYNKFDFLYNAKGIEQASNTYFNKKAYELNLGECATLVGMLENPSLFNPKLNPNRSKKQRNRVLYKMKKYHFLNQEKYNKELTKPIKMHFRIQKHNFELLTYYGDFLKKEIKKALTDYEMKTGLQLDVYSSGLKIYTSIDAKMQNYAEQSVKQHLKKLQIIFDHSQKTNTNAPFLNINQKKTNRIILSAIKRTNFYQILKKQGLNEKNIIKQLKLPHKIKLFTWNGPKQVFMSPWNFIRYQKKIIQAGLLSIEPQTGYIKAWVGGIDFNYFQYDHVAKTQRQVGSIFKPILYASAIKELHYNPCTQISNDKFHFGKWTPKNSNGKYGGSITLKDGLAYSINTISARIMEKLSPKPVINLAKQMGIKSTILENPSIALGSSDLTLYEMTGAFNTFTNYGIYVKPSILIKIEDRYGKIITTEHINFISRNQVLSEEESYIMLKLMQGVIQYGTAKRLYKYYNLSGIDIAGKTGTTNNNSDGWFIGMVPNLTTGVWVGWEDRDSHFNNIILGQGAHMALPIWAYYMNRLYQDSNMIYNENISFHKPENYYDYWYQCYENTLEHHQSNNPNENDKSNNPNENDKSNNPNENNLPNHLNEHDKSNPNNKGRETMNKILQNIIKSI; encoded by the coding sequence GTGTATACAAAACAAAATCAAAAAATAAGTTTCTTCTTCCGATATTTTATTTTTTATTCTTGGATCTTCTTTTTTATAGGTATTTTTTCTTTATGTTTCATTTTTTATGCTGCATATAAAGGATACTTGGGGGTCTTGCCTAGCACAAAAGATATTGAAAATCCAATTATGGCAGTTGGATCAGAAGTCTATGATTATAACGGTATTTTACTTGGAAAATTTTGTTCAGAAAATAGAATTATAATTAGTTATAAACAATTACCAAAACATCTTGTTAATGCACTAATAGCAAAAGAAGATATTAGATTTAAATTTCATTCCGGAATAGATGCAAAATCTTTGTTTCGAGCTATCCTTACATTTGGAAAAAAAGGAGGAGGAAGTACGATAACTCAACAATTAGCAAAATTACTTTTTACTGGACCATCTGCTAAAAATAAATTACATAGAATTCATCAAAAATTATTGGAATGGGTAATGGCAATAGAATTAGAAAAACGTTATACAAAAGAAGAAATTATAACAATGTATTATAATAAATTTGATTTTTTATATAACGCAAAAGGTATAGAACAAGCTTCAAATACATACTTTAATAAAAAAGCATATGAATTAAATTTAGGAGAATGTGCCACTTTAGTTGGAATGTTAGAAAATCCTTCTTTATTTAACCCCAAATTAAATCCTAATAGGTCAAAAAAACAAAGAAATAGAGTTTTATATAAAATGAAAAAATATCATTTTTTAAATCAAGAAAAATATAACAAAGAATTAACAAAACCTATAAAAATGCACTTTAGAATCCAAAAACATAATTTTGAATTATTAACTTATTACGGTGATTTTTTGAAAAAAGAAATTAAAAAAGCATTAACTGATTATGAAATGAAAACGGGTCTACAACTAGATGTATATTCTAGTGGATTAAAAATATATACATCTATTGATGCGAAAATGCAAAATTATGCGGAACAATCAGTAAAACAACATCTTAAAAAATTACAAATAATATTCGATCATTCTCAAAAAACGAATACAAATGCCCCGTTTTTAAATATTAATCAAAAAAAAACTAATAGAATTATTTTATCTGCTATTAAAAGAACAAACTTTTATCAAATTCTTAAAAAACAAGGACTTAACGAAAAAAACATAATAAAACAATTGAAACTACCACATAAGATAAAATTATTTACTTGGAATGGACCAAAACAAGTTTTCATGTCTCCATGGAATTTTATTCGTTATCAAAAAAAAATTATTCAAGCTGGGTTATTATCTATCGAACCACAAACTGGATATATTAAAGCATGGGTAGGTGGTATCGATTTTAATTATTTTCAATATGATCATGTAGCAAAAACACAACGTCAAGTAGGTTCTATTTTTAAACCAATTTTATATGCTTCTGCAATTAAAGAATTGCATTATAATCCTTGTACTCAAATTTCTAATGATAAATTCCATTTTGGAAAATGGACCCCTAAAAATTCAAATGGAAAATATGGTGGATCTATAACTTTAAAAGATGGATTAGCTTATTCCATCAATACTATTTCAGCTAGAATTATGGAAAAACTTTCTCCAAAACCAGTTATAAATTTAGCAAAACAAATGGGAATTAAATCTACAATTCTAGAAAATCCTTCTATTGCACTTGGATCATCAGATTTAACTTTGTATGAAATGACTGGTGCTTTTAATACATTTACAAATTATGGAATTTATGTTAAACCAAGTATTTTAATAAAAATTGAAGATAGATATGGCAAAATCATTACAACAGAACATATAAATTTCATTAGTAGAAACCAAGTGCTTAGCGAAGAAGAATCATATATAATGTTAAAATTAATGCAAGGTGTTATACAATATGGAACTGCTAAACGATTATATAAATATTATAATTTGTCAGGAATAGATATTGCAGGAAAAACAGGAACTACTAATAATAATTCTGATGGATGGTTTATTGGCATGGTACCCAATTTAACTACTGGAGTATGGGTAGGATGGGAAGATAGAGATTCTCATTTTAATAATATTATATTAGGACAAGGTGCACATATGGCATTACCAATATGGGCTTATTATATGAATCGTTTATATCAAGATAGTAATATGATTTATAATGAAAACATTTCTTTTCATAAACCAGAAAATTATTATGATTATTGGTATCAATGTTATGAAAATACATTGGAACACCATCAATCAAATAATCCAAATGAAAACGATAAATCAAATAATCCAAATGAAAACGATAAATCAAATAATCCAAATGAAAACAATCTACCAAATCATCTAAATGAACACGATAAATCAAATCCAAATAACAAGGGAAGGGAAACAATGAATAAAATTTTACAAAACATTATAAAATCAATTTAA
- the cysK gene encoding cysteine synthase A, with translation MKVDSILQTIGNTPHVRLSRLFPYHEVWMKLEKNNPGGSIKDRIALSMIEHAEEQGILQKGYLIIEPTSGNTGIGLSIVAAVKKYKIILVMPESMSLERRKLLSVLGAKFVLTPKEQGMNGAIQKANELVKIYPNSWMPQQFDNIDNTKTHKNNTAKEIIEDFPNGIDYLITGVGTGGHITGIGEKLKQQFPKIQIFSVEPEESPVIFGGCSNTHDLQGLGAGFIPSILNTKILNGTLLVSKKNAFYFVREIAKKEGILVGISTGAVLSAIHNKLNTIPMGSIILTLNYDTGERYLSVQDLF, from the coding sequence ATGAAAGTAGATAGTATTTTGCAAACTATTGGAAATACACCACATGTCAGACTTTCTCGACTGTTTCCATATCATGAAGTTTGGATGAAATTAGAAAAAAATAATCCAGGTGGTAGCATTAAAGATAGAATTGCTTTATCAATGATAGAACATGCTGAAGAACAAGGAATATTACAAAAAGGATATTTAATTATAGAACCAACCTCTGGAAATACTGGAATAGGATTATCTATAGTTGCTGCTGTTAAAAAGTATAAAATTATACTTGTTATGCCTGAATCTATGAGTCTTGAAAGACGAAAGTTATTATCTGTATTAGGAGCTAAATTTGTTCTTACTCCTAAAGAACAAGGGATGAATGGTGCTATTCAAAAAGCTAATGAATTAGTGAAAATATATCCTAATTCTTGGATGCCACAACAGTTTGATAATATTGATAATACAAAAACACATAAGAATAATACTGCTAAAGAAATTATAGAAGATTTTCCAAATGGAATAGATTATTTGATTACTGGAGTTGGAACTGGTGGACACATAACTGGAATAGGAGAAAAATTAAAACAACAATTTCCTAAAATACAAATATTTTCTGTGGAACCTGAAGAATCTCCAGTTATATTTGGAGGATGTTCAAATACTCATGATTTACAAGGATTAGGAGCCGGATTTATTCCTAGTATTTTGAATACTAAAATATTAAATGGAACGTTATTGGTATCTAAAAAAAATGCATTTTATTTTGTTAGAGAAATTGCAAAAAAAGAAGGAATATTAGTAGGAATTTCTACAGGTGCTGTCTTATCTGCTATACACAACAAACTTAATACAATTCCAATGGGATCAATAATTTTGACATTAAATTATGATACAGGTGAAAGATATTTATCAGTACAAGATTTATTTTAA